A region of Vespula vulgaris chromosome 1, iyVesVulg1.1, whole genome shotgun sequence DNA encodes the following proteins:
- the LOC127062730 gene encoding cytochrome c oxidase subunit 6B2-like isoform X2, whose protein sequence is MSQVEWKTAPFDPRFPNQNQTRYCYQSYLDFHRCSKKHNQDYEPCKYFKRVYSSICPNDWISKWDEQVEEGRFAGRI, encoded by the exons ATGTCACAAGTAGAGTGGAAGACAGCGCCATTTGATCCAAGGTTCCCAAATCAAAATCAAACAAG ataCTGCTACCAAAGTTACTTGGATTTTCATCGCTGTTCCAAAAAACACAATCAAGATTATGAACCCTGTAAGTACTTCAAACGAGTCTACTCTTCTATATGTCCAAATGATTGGATTTCAAAGTGGGATGAACAAGTTGAAGAGGGCAGATTTGCAGGAAGAATATAG
- the LOC127062685 gene encoding tonsoku-like protein isoform X1, with translation MEEDRLIKRKQRAKRDGNLQHLAEIIKELGDLYFQTGKLEDALQEYIQQLEICQNLNDELNCAVANRMIGEVHTSLGNYEEALIHLNEYLEGAKKVKNLLEEQRAFATLGRTYFCLAETLSKESDRKNNALIDAKKAYTRSICLCHELENSNIKLEEMMTMRTRLLLNLGLILEAQKESEQAIDLIEKAAVLCKKHNLNEDLHRTNIALAAVYERKGETTLALQYLDTAADVNNVSLKAEAHLTKAEILLKIGEWSDARKILVSLYLTKGLPQNMNEQIEKYLRIVVTICKTKENLFIEDDISVKQKLYETLGDATVAVHSFEKAISYYQEMLKCAEDTGSEKIGAALVSLAQTLRDADRYDEALQFAVRELELCSDPHEICRSALFLADLQIANKSSDIEIKESYNLALSTVEQSENKKLQISVLKEFLLYLKKTEDKDTVEMIQKKLNNLTNHLIDEESESESEVESVNIGGDICLEELSDIENELHSKENIETTKRRFKRGLAVRRNEKGETQLHVACINGNIANVEKLLAAGHPTNVRDHCGWTPLHEAANHDYIEIAKLLLKSGANVNDPGGSLCGGITPLHDAASCGNLSMMCLLMEYGANVTLRTKEGDTVLDCLESWKDRAGNLSLNQEIEYDSMYQQLVPVVPTTIKKSKKQSPTPINDYKKLIDLETQNEEVEPKKISAGEDYKRTIARLKHRDSLIRPITNSNDKCKISNPLLDTDEDLVDDWLEDDMYISSKKKSFNDIFNITSKRKSNSFNVDNETNNIRVKRQKIDTDDEKTEEEEEEEKEIQNIIALEDSDNSNASKVTSPANSPKQFRKKKNKQISLFSTGFTKNSISRTPSPIYSAILDNSAQQSNNGISTNLQISIKNKTFYLKLVILEQDRGDILKIILDDMKKKFCDETGCTVELVLKTMEGDSVSSENVIHIIKGNENIKYLKCEIIKIEIPSIVERYKTICKIIQIVPEETTIKCLKSCENTSVFRLKSDETKETELEPLLKALEYQKNLQVLYLSGGVFLNNGKILSNCLSDLSLLQELYLQQCDIDHNCLSRIEKLPVQLRVLDFSYNPLGPNSQETIHKLIAPLKNLQTLSLRHCELNDFNFSIESNNLVNLDLSWNFLNGDSKCYSLQRQLVNLNLSNTLHPTRSSFITDIIQNSKFFFMTLESLELACCDITDDDVKSILLQAPNLTKLILNGNSKVSLISVHMLLNHRPTLTYIDVSGCTNITEPPDPNITIKNPEICTLIINMIPDICQSWLILWEGKGIVHKLSHNLTIFKPS, from the exons ATGGAAGAAGATA gacttatcaaaagaaaacaacgtgCCAAACGCGATGGAAATTTGCAGCATTTGgctgaaattattaaagaactTGGAGATTTATATTTCCAAACTGGAAAATTAGAGGATGCTTTACAAGAATATATACAACAATTAGAAATTTGTCAAAATTTAAACGACGAGTTAAATTGCGCAGTTGCGAATAGAATGATCGGTGAAGTACATACCAGTCTTGGTAACTATGAAGAAGCATTGATACATCTGAATGAATATCTTG AGGGTGCcaaaaaggtaaaaaatttGTTGGAAGAACAACGTGCTTTTGCTACATTAGGAAGAACATATTTTTGCTTAGCTGAAACGCTATCTAAAGAAtctgatagaaaaaataatgcttTAATTGATGCTAAAAAGGCATATACAAGGAGTATATGTCTTTGTCAtga attagaaaattcaaatattaaattagaaGAAATGATGACAATGCGTACACGATTGCTTTTAAATTTAGGATTAATACTTGAAGCTCAAAAAGAATCTGAACAAGCAATTGATCTTATTGAAAAAGCAGCAGTATTATGTAAAAAGCATAATTTAAATGAGGATTTACATAGAACAAACATTGCTTTAGCTGCTGTATATGAACGTAAAGGAGAAACTACATTAGCATTGCAATATCTTGATACTGCTGCTGATGTAAATAACGTATCATTAAAAGCTGAAGCGCATCTTACTAAAGCAGAGATATTGCTAAAAATTGGAGAATGGAGTGATGCACGTAAAATACTAGTTTCTTTATATTTGACTAAGGGATTACCACAGAATATGAACGAACAAATtgagaaatatttaagaattg TGGTAACAATATGTAAAaccaaagaaaatttatttattgaagaTGATATATCTGTTAAACAAAAGTTATATGAAACATTAGGAGATGCAACTGTAGCTGTACattcttttgaaaaagcaATCAGTTATTATCAAGAAATGCTAAAATGTGCAGAAGATACTGGAAGTGAGAAAATAGGTGCTGCTTTAGTAAGTTTAGCACAAACTCTGCGTGATGCAGATCGTTATGATGAAGCATTACAATTTGCTGTTAGAGAACTTGAACTATGTAGTGATCCACATGAAATATGTAGATCTGCTCTCTTTTTAGCTGACTTACAAATAGCTAATAAATCTTCTGATATCGAAATTAAAGAATCTTACAATTTAGCATTATCCACGGTAGAACAATCTGAAAATAAGAAGCTTCAAATATCTGTTCTGAAAGAATTCTTactttatctaaaaaaaactGAAGATAAAGATACTGTAGAAATGAtccaaaaaaaattaaataatctgACGAATCATCTTATTGATGAAGAAAGTGAAAGTGAAAGTGAAGTAGAAAGTGTAAATATTGGAGGAGATATTTGTTTAGAAGAATTGTCGgatatagaaaatgaattgcactctaaagaaaatattgaaacaacAAAACGACGTTTTAAGAGAGGTCTTGCAGTgaggagaaatgaaaaaggagaaacacAGCTTCATGTTGCATGTATTAATGGTAATATTGCAAATGTAGAAAAATTGTTAGCAGCAGGGCATCCGACGAACGTAAGAGATCATTGTGGTTGGACCCCGCTCCATGAAGCTGCAAATCATGATTACATAGAAATAGCTAAATTGTTGCTTAAAAGTGGAGCAAACGTAAATGATCCAGGTGGATCATTATGTGGGGGTATTACGCCTCTTCATGACGCCGCATCATGCGGGAATTTATCTATGATGTGCCTATTAATGGAATATGGTGCAAATGTTACTCTCAGAACAAAAGAAGGAGATACAGTATTAGATTGTTTAGAAAGTTGGAAGGATCGTGCTGGCAATTTATCATTAAACCAAGAAATAGAATATGATAGTATGTATCAACAATTAGTACCTGTGGTACCAACaactataaaaaaatctaaaaaacaaTCTCCTACACctataaatgattataaaaaattaatagatctTGAAACACAGAATGAGGAAGTAGAACCTAAGAAGATATCTGCTGGAGAAGATTATAAGAGAACAATAGCTAGATTAAAACATAGAGATAGTTTAATAAGACCAATCACGAATTCTaatgataaatgtaaaatatcaaATCCTCTTCTAGATACTGATGAAGATTTAGTTGATGATTGGTTAGAAGATGATATGTACATaagttctaaaaaaaaatctttcaatgatattttcaatataactagcaaaagaaaatcaaatagtTTTAATGTAGATAATGAGACAAATAATATACGtgtaaaacgacaaaaaattGATACAGATGatgaaaaaacagaagaagaagaggaagaagaaaaagaaatacagaatATTATTGCATTAGAAGACAGTGACAATAGTAATGCAAGTAAAGTAACCAGTCCTGCTAACTCGCCTAaacaatttagaaaaaagaaaaataaacaaatctctctattttctactGGTTTTACTAAAAATTCTATATCTCGTACTCCTTCACCTATTTATTCAGCTATTCTGGATAATTCAGCTCAACAAAGTAATAATGGAATATCAACGAATTTAcagatttctataaaaaataaaactttttatttaaaattagttATACTTGAGCAAGATAGGggtgatatattaaaaatcatcttagatgatatgaaaaaaaagttctGTGATGAAACTGGCTGTACAGTGGAGCTTGTTTTAAAAACAATGGAAGGAGATTCAGTTTCTTCTGAAAATGTAATCCAtattataaaaggaaatgaaaatataaaatatttaaaatgtgaaattatcaaaatagAAATACCATCTATTGTAGAGAGGTATAAAACAATTtgcaaaattattcaaatag tgCCAGAAGAGACaacaataaaatgtttaaaatcgTGCGAGAATACGTCCGTTTTCCGACTTAAATCGGATGAAACGAAGGAAACGGAACTTGAACCTTTACTTAAAGCTCTAGAGTATCAAAAAAATTTGCAAGTACTCTATTTGTCTGGAGGAGTTTTTCTcaataatggaaaaatattgtCTAATTGTCTTTCAGATTTATCACTTTTGCAAGAATTATATTTGCAACAATGTGATATTGATCACAATTGTTTGTCAAGAATAGAAAAGTTACCAGTTCAATTAAGAGTACTAGACTTTAGTTATAATCCACTCGGACCGAATTCTCAAGAAACAATTCACAAACTAATTGCACCATTAAAGAACTTACAAACTTTGTCTTTACGACACTGCGAGctgaatgattttaatttttccattGAAAGTAATAACCTTGTAAATTTGGATTTGTCATGGAATTTTTTAAACGGAGACAGCAAATGCTATTCTCTACAAAGACAATtagttaatttaaatttatctaataCACTGCATCCAACTCGGAGTTCCTTTATTACTGACATCATTCAGAattccaaatttttttttatgacttTAGAATCACTTGAACTTGCTTGTTGTGACATTACTGATGATGATGTTAAATCTATACTCTTACAAGCACCAAAtcttacaaaattaatacttaatgGTAATTCGAAAGTTTCATTGATATCTGTACATATGTTATTAAATCATAGGCCTACACTAACATATATAGATGTCAGTGGATGCACAAATATTACAGAACCACCTGATCCAAATATAACTATAAAGAATCCTGAAATATgtactttaattattaatatgatacCTGATATATGTCAATCTTGGTTAATTTTATGGGAAGGAAAAGGTATTGTACATAAATTATCGCACAatcttacaatttttaaacCATCATAG
- the LOC127062685 gene encoding tonsoku-like protein isoform X2 produces MLKRHIQGVYVFVMRLILEAQKESEQAIDLIEKAAVLCKKHNLNEDLHRTNIALAAVYERKGETTLALQYLDTAADVNNVSLKAEAHLTKAEILLKIGEWSDARKILVSLYLTKGLPQNMNEQIEKYLRIVVTICKTKENLFIEDDISVKQKLYETLGDATVAVHSFEKAISYYQEMLKCAEDTGSEKIGAALVSLAQTLRDADRYDEALQFAVRELELCSDPHEICRSALFLADLQIANKSSDIEIKESYNLALSTVEQSENKKLQISVLKEFLLYLKKTEDKDTVEMIQKKLNNLTNHLIDEESESESEVESVNIGGDICLEELSDIENELHSKENIETTKRRFKRGLAVRRNEKGETQLHVACINGNIANVEKLLAAGHPTNVRDHCGWTPLHEAANHDYIEIAKLLLKSGANVNDPGGSLCGGITPLHDAASCGNLSMMCLLMEYGANVTLRTKEGDTVLDCLESWKDRAGNLSLNQEIEYDSMYQQLVPVVPTTIKKSKKQSPTPINDYKKLIDLETQNEEVEPKKISAGEDYKRTIARLKHRDSLIRPITNSNDKCKISNPLLDTDEDLVDDWLEDDMYISSKKKSFNDIFNITSKRKSNSFNVDNETNNIRVKRQKIDTDDEKTEEEEEEEKEIQNIIALEDSDNSNASKVTSPANSPKQFRKKKNKQISLFSTGFTKNSISRTPSPIYSAILDNSAQQSNNGISTNLQISIKNKTFYLKLVILEQDRGDILKIILDDMKKKFCDETGCTVELVLKTMEGDSVSSENVIHIIKGNENIKYLKCEIIKIEIPSIVERYKTICKIIQIVPEETTIKCLKSCENTSVFRLKSDETKETELEPLLKALEYQKNLQVLYLSGGVFLNNGKILSNCLSDLSLLQELYLQQCDIDHNCLSRIEKLPVQLRVLDFSYNPLGPNSQETIHKLIAPLKNLQTLSLRHCELNDFNFSIESNNLVNLDLSWNFLNGDSKCYSLQRQLVNLNLSNTLHPTRSSFITDIIQNSKFFFMTLESLELACCDITDDDVKSILLQAPNLTKLILNGNSKVSLISVHMLLNHRPTLTYIDVSGCTNITEPPDPNITIKNPEICTLIINMIPDICQSWLILWEGKGIVHKLSHNLTIFKPS; encoded by the exons ATGCTAAAAAGGCATATACAAGGAGTATATGTCTTTGTCAtga GATTAATACTTGAAGCTCAAAAAGAATCTGAACAAGCAATTGATCTTATTGAAAAAGCAGCAGTATTATGTAAAAAGCATAATTTAAATGAGGATTTACATAGAACAAACATTGCTTTAGCTGCTGTATATGAACGTAAAGGAGAAACTACATTAGCATTGCAATATCTTGATACTGCTGCTGATGTAAATAACGTATCATTAAAAGCTGAAGCGCATCTTACTAAAGCAGAGATATTGCTAAAAATTGGAGAATGGAGTGATGCACGTAAAATACTAGTTTCTTTATATTTGACTAAGGGATTACCACAGAATATGAACGAACAAATtgagaaatatttaagaattg TGGTAACAATATGTAAAaccaaagaaaatttatttattgaagaTGATATATCTGTTAAACAAAAGTTATATGAAACATTAGGAGATGCAACTGTAGCTGTACattcttttgaaaaagcaATCAGTTATTATCAAGAAATGCTAAAATGTGCAGAAGATACTGGAAGTGAGAAAATAGGTGCTGCTTTAGTAAGTTTAGCACAAACTCTGCGTGATGCAGATCGTTATGATGAAGCATTACAATTTGCTGTTAGAGAACTTGAACTATGTAGTGATCCACATGAAATATGTAGATCTGCTCTCTTTTTAGCTGACTTACAAATAGCTAATAAATCTTCTGATATCGAAATTAAAGAATCTTACAATTTAGCATTATCCACGGTAGAACAATCTGAAAATAAGAAGCTTCAAATATCTGTTCTGAAAGAATTCTTactttatctaaaaaaaactGAAGATAAAGATACTGTAGAAATGAtccaaaaaaaattaaataatctgACGAATCATCTTATTGATGAAGAAAGTGAAAGTGAAAGTGAAGTAGAAAGTGTAAATATTGGAGGAGATATTTGTTTAGAAGAATTGTCGgatatagaaaatgaattgcactctaaagaaaatattgaaacaacAAAACGACGTTTTAAGAGAGGTCTTGCAGTgaggagaaatgaaaaaggagaaacacAGCTTCATGTTGCATGTATTAATGGTAATATTGCAAATGTAGAAAAATTGTTAGCAGCAGGGCATCCGACGAACGTAAGAGATCATTGTGGTTGGACCCCGCTCCATGAAGCTGCAAATCATGATTACATAGAAATAGCTAAATTGTTGCTTAAAAGTGGAGCAAACGTAAATGATCCAGGTGGATCATTATGTGGGGGTATTACGCCTCTTCATGACGCCGCATCATGCGGGAATTTATCTATGATGTGCCTATTAATGGAATATGGTGCAAATGTTACTCTCAGAACAAAAGAAGGAGATACAGTATTAGATTGTTTAGAAAGTTGGAAGGATCGTGCTGGCAATTTATCATTAAACCAAGAAATAGAATATGATAGTATGTATCAACAATTAGTACCTGTGGTACCAACaactataaaaaaatctaaaaaacaaTCTCCTACACctataaatgattataaaaaattaatagatctTGAAACACAGAATGAGGAAGTAGAACCTAAGAAGATATCTGCTGGAGAAGATTATAAGAGAACAATAGCTAGATTAAAACATAGAGATAGTTTAATAAGACCAATCACGAATTCTaatgataaatgtaaaatatcaaATCCTCTTCTAGATACTGATGAAGATTTAGTTGATGATTGGTTAGAAGATGATATGTACATaagttctaaaaaaaaatctttcaatgatattttcaatataactagcaaaagaaaatcaaatagtTTTAATGTAGATAATGAGACAAATAATATACGtgtaaaacgacaaaaaattGATACAGATGatgaaaaaacagaagaagaagaggaagaagaaaaagaaatacagaatATTATTGCATTAGAAGACAGTGACAATAGTAATGCAAGTAAAGTAACCAGTCCTGCTAACTCGCCTAaacaatttagaaaaaagaaaaataaacaaatctctctattttctactGGTTTTACTAAAAATTCTATATCTCGTACTCCTTCACCTATTTATTCAGCTATTCTGGATAATTCAGCTCAACAAAGTAATAATGGAATATCAACGAATTTAcagatttctataaaaaataaaactttttatttaaaattagttATACTTGAGCAAGATAGGggtgatatattaaaaatcatcttagatgatatgaaaaaaaagttctGTGATGAAACTGGCTGTACAGTGGAGCTTGTTTTAAAAACAATGGAAGGAGATTCAGTTTCTTCTGAAAATGTAATCCAtattataaaaggaaatgaaaatataaaatatttaaaatgtgaaattatcaaaatagAAATACCATCTATTGTAGAGAGGTATAAAACAATTtgcaaaattattcaaatag tgCCAGAAGAGACaacaataaaatgtttaaaatcgTGCGAGAATACGTCCGTTTTCCGACTTAAATCGGATGAAACGAAGGAAACGGAACTTGAACCTTTACTTAAAGCTCTAGAGTATCAAAAAAATTTGCAAGTACTCTATTTGTCTGGAGGAGTTTTTCTcaataatggaaaaatattgtCTAATTGTCTTTCAGATTTATCACTTTTGCAAGAATTATATTTGCAACAATGTGATATTGATCACAATTGTTTGTCAAGAATAGAAAAGTTACCAGTTCAATTAAGAGTACTAGACTTTAGTTATAATCCACTCGGACCGAATTCTCAAGAAACAATTCACAAACTAATTGCACCATTAAAGAACTTACAAACTTTGTCTTTACGACACTGCGAGctgaatgattttaatttttccattGAAAGTAATAACCTTGTAAATTTGGATTTGTCATGGAATTTTTTAAACGGAGACAGCAAATGCTATTCTCTACAAAGACAATtagttaatttaaatttatctaataCACTGCATCCAACTCGGAGTTCCTTTATTACTGACATCATTCAGAattccaaatttttttttatgacttTAGAATCACTTGAACTTGCTTGTTGTGACATTACTGATGATGATGTTAAATCTATACTCTTACAAGCACCAAAtcttacaaaattaatacttaatgGTAATTCGAAAGTTTCATTGATATCTGTACATATGTTATTAAATCATAGGCCTACACTAACATATATAGATGTCAGTGGATGCACAAATATTACAGAACCACCTGATCCAAATATAACTATAAAGAATCCTGAAATATgtactttaattattaatatgatacCTGATATATGTCAATCTTGGTTAATTTTATGGGAAGGAAAAGGTATTGTACATAAATTATCGCACAatcttacaatttttaaacCATCATAG
- the LOC127062757 gene encoding U6 snRNA phosphodiesterase 1, with protein MSSINSLNLISEYYSSNSEDEEEENEKYKKISESFSVPQSILLWKGVPHHEEIIDNPSDHKGKIRTFKHERGNWATLVYVNYTPSDVMLSWIKSIGIWLPKDSNILFEQFHVSLTRTLILKFHWIESFVESLKKLFQKTNKFTMELTDIKVYCNEERTRTFLGINCYSNVLNYLISTIDNLLKEYQLPLFYEDPSFHISILWWVGDKEDYLNKVLPSIKSSFNKFLIDYTEENYVHINELYCKVGNKLYTFKLQ; from the exons atgtCAAGTATTAATAGTCTGAACTTAATTAGTGAATATTATTCGTCTAATtcagaagatgaagaagaagaaaatgaaaaatataaaaaaattagtgaAAG ttTTTCTGTACCTCAAAGTATCCTATTATGGAAAGGAGTTCCTCATCacgaagaaataatagataatccATCAGATCATAAAGGAAAGATAAGAACTTTTAAACATGAACGTGGCAACTGGGCAACGTTAGTTTATGTAAATT atACACCTAGTGACGTTATGCTCTCTTGGATAAAGTCAATTGGAATTTGGTTGCCAAAAGATAGTAATATACTTTTCGAACAATTCCACGTTAGTCTTACTCGAacattgattttaaaatttcattggatCGAATCCTTTGttgaaagtttaaaaaaattatttcaaaagacAAACAAATTTACTATGGAACTTActgatataaaagtatattgcAATGAAGAAAGAACTCGTACATTTCTAGGAATAAATTGTTACAGTAATGTATTAAATTATCTAATTTCTActattgataatttattgaaagaaTATCAATTACCATTATTTTATGAG gACCCTTCATTCCATATAAGTATCCTTTGGTGGGTAGGAGATAAAGAAGACTACCTCAACAAAGTTCTACCTTCAATCAAATCtagtttcaataaatttttgattGATTATACAGAAGAAAACTATGTacatattaatgaattatattgtaaagtaggaaataaactttatacatttaaattacaataa
- the LOC127062730 gene encoding probable splicing factor, arginine/serine-rich 7 isoform X1, whose protein sequence is MDSKRHECSARSHTDSPPTPPSPPLYSSSYTTHDNYKSRTSRRSPSPTDYRSSKSSRNESPPDRRRRKRSTSRPSPIRSHRRSRSSDRDKDRDRDRDRSRKYSRRDRSRSRSRGRSRSRDRRRSRSRNRSRDRHRYRESRRHHRAPSYESDAFEDHADTVIAQQQPAPQPNAFKNDGSFMEMFKKMQEQMQPAQQPTTSVLEEKPVIPPPLMVGKRRGGRILKTGMVAKPKTEQTVEQPKDAWSLYMAEVKKYREVCCQEEDNTRPLVK, encoded by the coding sequence ATGGATTCAAAACGGCATGAATGCAGCGCCAGGTCACACACAGACTCACCACCTACTCCACCCTCACCTCCCCTGTATAGTTCAAGTTACACAACGCATGACAACTACAAAAGCAGAACATCTCGTCGCTCGCCTTCGCCTACAGACTACAGGAGCAGTAAATCTTCCAGGAATGAATCACCACCGGAtagacgaagaaggaaaaggagtaCTTCCAGACCTTCTCCAATCCGATCTCACAGACGATCTCGTTCGAGTGACAGAGACAAAGATCGGGATAGAGATAGGGACAGGTCACGGAAGTATTCAAGAAGAGACAGGTCAAGATCTAGATCAAGGGGAAGATCTCGTTCAAGAGATAGAAGACGCAGTCGTAGCAGAAATAGAAGTAGAGACAGGCACAGATATAGAGAAAGCCGTAGACATCATAGAGCACCATCGTATGAATCAGATGCTTTTGAAGATCATGCAGATACGGTTATAGCACAACAACAGCCTGCTCCACAGCCAAATGCCTTCAAAAATGATGGAAGCTTTAtggaaatgtttaaaaaaatgcaaGAACAAATGCAACCTGCACAACAACCAACAACTTCTGTTCTCGAAGAAAAACCAGTAATACCACCACCCTTGATGGTTGGGAAAAGGCGAGGAGGAAGAATCCTAAAAACTGGGATGGTTGCAAAACCAAAGACTGAGCAAACTGTTGAACAACCCAAGGATGCATGGTCACTTTATATGGCAGAGGTGAAAAAATATCGTGAAGTTTGTTGTCAGGAAGAGGATAATACCAGACCGTTGgtcaaataa